A window of the Halichoerus grypus chromosome 2, mHalGry1.hap1.1, whole genome shotgun sequence genome harbors these coding sequences:
- the LOC118540869 gene encoding LOW QUALITY PROTEIN: olfactory receptor 2M3-like (The sequence of the model RefSeq protein was modified relative to this genomic sequence to represent the inferred CDS: inserted 1 base in 1 codon), producing the protein MAWENQTFNSGFILLGIFNHKPTHIFLFSLVLGIFTVAFIGNTVMILLIYLDTQLHTAMYFLLSQLSLMDLMLICTTVPKMAFNYLSGRKSISLAGCGDQMFLYVSLLGAECFXMAYDCYVAICHPLRYSVLMNQKIYGLMAASSWILGSLDGIIEVAVALSFSYCGAREIPHFFCDVPALLTLSCTNTLLFERMIFICCVIMLLFPVAVIIASYVCVIVAVIHMGSGEGRQKAFAICSSHLIVVGMYYGAAMFIYMRPVSDHSPTQEKMVSAFYTILTPMLNPLIYSLRNKEVARAFMKVLGKGKSGEQITHNLFIFLYSQFTNTDYCP; encoded by the exons ATGGCATGGGAGAATCAGACCTTCAATTCAGGCTTCATCCTTCTGGGAATCTTCAATCACAAGCCCACCCacatcttcctcttctctctggtTTTGGGCATCTTCACAGTGGCCTTCATTGGAAACACTGTCATGATTCTCCTCATCTACCTGGACACCCAGCTTCACACAGCCATGTACTTCCTCCTCAGCCAACTGTCCCTCATGGACCTCATGCTCATCTGCACCACTGTACCCAAGATGGCCTTCAACTACTTGTCTGGCAGGAAGTCCATCTCTCTGGCTGGTTGTGGAGACCAGATGTTCTTATATGTGTCCCTGCTTGGAGCAGAATGTT CAATGGCCTATGACTGTTATGTTGCCATTTGTCACCCATTACGATACTCAGTTCTCATGAACCAGAAAATCTATGGCCTCATGGCAGCTTCTTCATGGATTCTTGGCTCCCTTGATGGTATAATTGAAGTTGCAGTTGCATTATCATTCTCATATTGTGGAGCCCGGGAAATACCCCATTTTTTCTGTGATGTCCCTGCCCTTCTCACTCTCTCATGCACCAACACATTGTTATTTGAAAGGATGATATTTATCTGTTGTGTTATTATGCTTCTTTTCCCTGTAGCAGTAATCATTGCTTCCTATGTTTGTGTTATTGTGGCTGTCATTCACATGGGGTCTGGGGAAGGCCGCCAAAAAGCTTTTGCCATCTGCTCCTCTCACCTCATTGTGGTGGGAATGTATTATGGAGCAGCCATGTTCATATACATGCGGCCTGTTTCTGATCATTCCCCCACCCAGGAAAAGATGGTGTCAGCCTTCTACACCATCCTTACTCCCATGCTGAATCCCCTCATCTACAGCCTTCGCAACAAGGAAGTGGCCAGAGCATTCATGAAGGTGTTGGGGAAGGGTAAGTCTGGAGAACAAATT AcccacaatttattcatttttttatactcTCAGTTTACAAATACAGATTATTGTCCATGA
- the LOC118540868 gene encoding olfactory receptor 2T29-like yields MKNMNWVANYTGQSDFILVGIFSQSNHPALLCVVIFVVFLMALTGNGVLILLIHFDAHLHSPMYFFISQLSFMDVMYISVTVPKMLIDQVIGINKISAPECGMQMFLYVTLAGSEVFLLAAMAYDRSVAICYPLHYPVLITHKVCLLLASGCWFLGSVDGFMLTPITMTFPFCRSREIHHFFCEVPAVMKLSCSDTSLYETLMYLCCVLMLLIPVTVISSSYSFILFTIHRMNSAEGRKKAFATCSSHMMVVILFYGAAVYTYMLPTSYHTPEKDMVVSVFYTILTPVLNPLIYSLRNKDVIGALKKMLNVGPAFQETIK; encoded by the coding sequence ATGAAAAACATGAACTGGGTGGCTAATTACACTGGACAGTCCGATTTCATTCTGGTGGGAATCTTCAGTCAATCAAATCACCCAGCTCTCCTGTGTGTGgtcatttttgtagttttcttgaTGGCTTTAACTGGGAATGGTGTCCTGATTCTTCTGATACATTTTGATGCCCACCTCCACAGCCCCATGTACTTTTTCATCAGCCAGTTGTCGTTCATGGACGTAATGTACATTTCTGTCACCGTGCCCAAGATGCTCATAGACCAGGTCATCGGTATAAATAAGATCTCAGCCCCTGAGTGTGGGATGCAAATGTTTCTCTATGTGACACTAGCAGgttcagaagttttccttctagCTGCCATGGCCTATGACCGCTCTGTGGCCATCTGTTACCCTCTTCATTACCCTGTCCTCATAACCCATAAAGTATGTCTTCTCCTAGCATCTGGCTGCTGGTTTCTAGGATCTGTGGATGGATTCATGCTCACACCCATCACTATGACATTCCCTTTCTGCAGATCCCGGGAGATCCATCATTTCTTCTGTGAAGTCCCTGCTGTAATGAAGCTTTCCTGCTCAGACACTTCCCTCTATGAGACACTCATGTATCTGTGCTGTGTCCTCATGCTCCTCATTCCTGTGACAGTCATTTCAAGCTCCTATTCTTTCATCCTCTTCACCATCCACAGGATGAACTCAGCAGAGGGACGGAAGAAGGCCTTTGCCACTTGTTCTTCCCACATGATGGTGGTCATCCTCTTCTATGGTGCTGCTGTCTATACCTACATGCTTCCCACCTCCTACCACACCCCTGAGAAGGACATGGTTGTATCTGTCTTTTATACCATCCTCACTCCTGTGTTAAACCCTTTAATCTATAGTCTCAGGAATAAGGATGTCATAGGAGCTCTGAAGAAAATGTTGAATGTGGGACCTGCTTTtcaagaaactataaaatag